A genomic segment from bacterium encodes:
- a CDS encoding cell division protein SepF → MGRIMQRMWNFLGFEEDQPSGAMSREPGGGRAPVFSLHTQRTMEIVVLEPGAYDEAQSAADYLKTHRPIVVNLRSAQKDLGRRVVDFLSGVTYALDGHMQRVGDEIFLFTPRQVFITAEQVREESKSGLLFPID, encoded by the coding sequence ATGGGCCGGATCATGCAGCGGATGTGGAACTTTCTCGGATTCGAAGAGGATCAGCCGTCCGGAGCGATGTCCCGCGAGCCCGGCGGCGGCCGGGCGCCGGTGTTCAGCCTGCATACTCAGCGCACGATGGAGATCGTCGTACTCGAGCCGGGGGCGTACGACGAGGCGCAGAGCGCGGCCGACTACCTCAAGACCCACAGGCCGATCGTGGTCAACCTCCGGTCCGCGCAGAAGGACCTCGGCCGGCGCGTCGTCGACTTTCTGAGCGGCGTGACCTACGCGCTCGACGGGCACATGCAGCGGGTCGGGGACGAGATCTTCCTCTTCACGCCCCGCCAAGTGTTCATCACCGCGGAACAGGTGCGAGAAGAGAGCAAGTCCGGGTTGTTGTTCCCAATCGACTGA
- the ileS gene encoding isoleucine--tRNA ligase, translated as MPFQPVDTRVDFPAQERALLAWWRDRGILAQYLARNASASARWSFLDGPITANNPMGVHHAWGRTYKDLFCRYHTMLGHRQRYQNGFDAQGLWVEVEVEKELGFKSKRDIERYGVAEFVERCKARVLHYAGILTQQSLRLGYWMDWDHSYYTMSDENNYSIWMFLKRCWERDLLYKGHDVMPWCPRCSTGLSEHEIVTEGYQEVTHTSLTIRLPLRNRPGALLVWTTTPWTLTSNVAVAVNPDLTYVRVDQGQDTYYLVKDRLDMLRGGYRVREELPGSALVGWIYGGPYDDLPAQQGVEHRVIPWKDVSAAEGTGLVHIAPGCGAEDFALSKEHHLPVLAPIDEFGVFAEPYGWLAGRHVYEVAKPILEDLERRGLLYKAEEYTHRYPMCWRCGSELVFRLVDEWFIRMDPLRAPLVAVTERIRWIPEFGLERELDWLRNMHDWMISKKRYWGLALPIWECRACGTFEVIGSERELRARAIEGWAQFEGHTPHRPWVDAIKIRCTQCGRPASRILDVGNPWLDAGIVPYSTMGYRLDPAMWREWFPADFITEAFPGQYRNWFYSMLVMSTVLENREPFLVCLGHATVRDEQGREMHKSSGNMIEFNEAAEKMGSDVVRWLYAVQNPAQNVNFGYAPADDVRRRFVLPLWNVYAFFVTYAHLDGFTPRPARDQKVLPSTHAGRPAVLDRWAQVLLHRLIRTVRERLDDYDVPGAARAIERFVDDLSLWYVRRGRRRYWKSELDADKQAAYQTLYEVLVTLCRVLAPFVPFLAEALYQNLVRSVDPRAPESVHLCEMPVADPGLDDPALVEDTERIRELVSVGRSARNTAKIRVRQPLGAAIIVDGSGALTRTPDLAEHVRDELNVKALRVVDSYRALGRLEVRPRFDLLGPKFGGRITEIVEALRERGESLVDGTPEREPFHLMLENGDEVVLERAEVEVRVQWRPGLVGAGEAGAWVALETTLTDELIREGMARELIHQIQQLRKEAGFQIADRITLYYEGDSALVDVLHTHRDYVLREVLGQEARPGVPPAAGAVHRKALRMDGRVLTVAIAQTNQAAGRSTR; from the coding sequence ATGCCGTTTCAGCCCGTGGATACCCGCGTGGATTTCCCCGCGCAAGAGCGGGCGCTGCTGGCGTGGTGGCGGGATCGCGGCATCCTCGCTCAATATCTCGCGCGCAACGCTTCCGCCTCGGCCCGCTGGTCCTTCCTGGACGGACCGATCACCGCCAACAACCCGATGGGCGTGCATCACGCCTGGGGCCGCACCTACAAGGATCTCTTCTGCCGCTACCACACGATGCTGGGCCACCGTCAGCGATACCAGAACGGGTTTGACGCCCAAGGGTTGTGGGTAGAGGTCGAGGTCGAGAAGGAGCTCGGATTCAAGAGCAAGCGGGACATCGAGCGCTACGGCGTAGCGGAGTTCGTCGAGCGCTGCAAGGCCCGGGTGCTCCACTACGCCGGGATCTTGACGCAGCAGTCCCTCCGGCTGGGCTACTGGATGGACTGGGATCACTCGTATTACACGATGTCGGACGAGAACAACTACAGCATCTGGATGTTCTTGAAACGATGCTGGGAGCGGGACCTGCTCTACAAGGGACACGACGTGATGCCCTGGTGCCCGCGATGCAGCACCGGCCTCTCCGAGCACGAGATCGTCACCGAGGGATATCAGGAGGTCACCCACACCAGCCTGACCATCCGGCTGCCGCTCCGGAACCGACCGGGCGCGCTGCTCGTGTGGACGACGACGCCCTGGACGCTGACGAGCAACGTCGCGGTCGCCGTGAACCCGGACCTCACCTACGTCCGCGTCGATCAGGGGCAGGACACGTACTATCTCGTCAAGGATCGCCTGGACATGCTGCGCGGCGGGTACCGGGTGCGGGAGGAACTGCCGGGTTCCGCCCTCGTCGGATGGATCTACGGCGGGCCCTACGACGACCTTCCGGCCCAGCAGGGGGTCGAGCACCGCGTGATTCCTTGGAAGGACGTCAGCGCGGCGGAAGGGACCGGGCTCGTCCACATCGCGCCCGGATGCGGCGCGGAGGACTTCGCGCTCAGCAAAGAGCACCACCTCCCCGTCCTCGCGCCGATCGACGAGTTTGGGGTGTTCGCGGAGCCGTACGGGTGGCTCGCGGGACGGCACGTCTACGAGGTGGCCAAGCCGATTCTGGAGGACCTCGAGCGGCGGGGATTGTTGTACAAGGCCGAAGAGTACACGCACCGATACCCGATGTGCTGGCGGTGCGGCAGCGAGCTCGTCTTCAGGCTCGTGGACGAATGGTTCATTCGCATGGACCCGTTGCGCGCCCCTCTTGTCGCGGTCACCGAGCGGATTCGCTGGATTCCCGAGTTCGGCCTCGAGCGGGAGCTCGACTGGCTCCGCAACATGCACGACTGGATGATCAGCAAGAAGCGGTACTGGGGGCTGGCCCTGCCGATCTGGGAATGCCGCGCGTGCGGCACCTTTGAGGTCATCGGGAGCGAGCGCGAGCTCCGTGCGCGCGCGATCGAAGGGTGGGCCCAGTTCGAAGGGCACACGCCGCACCGGCCCTGGGTGGACGCGATTAAGATCCGGTGCACACAGTGCGGCCGGCCTGCGTCCCGGATTCTCGACGTCGGAAACCCATGGCTCGACGCCGGGATCGTGCCGTACTCAACGATGGGCTACCGTTTGGATCCCGCGATGTGGCGGGAGTGGTTCCCGGCGGATTTCATCACCGAAGCGTTCCCCGGCCAGTACCGCAACTGGTTCTACTCGATGCTCGTGATGAGCACGGTGTTGGAGAACCGCGAGCCCTTCCTGGTATGCCTCGGCCACGCGACGGTTCGGGACGAGCAGGGCCGCGAGATGCACAAGTCCTCGGGGAACATGATCGAGTTCAACGAGGCGGCGGAGAAGATGGGCAGCGACGTCGTGCGGTGGCTCTACGCCGTCCAGAATCCCGCCCAGAACGTCAACTTCGGCTACGCCCCCGCGGACGACGTCCGCCGCCGGTTCGTCCTCCCGCTCTGGAACGTGTACGCGTTCTTCGTCACCTATGCCCATCTCGACGGCTTTACGCCGCGGCCTGCGCGCGATCAAAAGGTCCTGCCCTCCACACACGCCGGCCGGCCGGCGGTGCTGGACCGATGGGCGCAGGTACTCCTCCACAGGCTGATCCGCACCGTCCGGGAGCGTCTCGACGACTACGACGTCCCGGGGGCCGCGCGCGCGATCGAGCGTTTCGTGGACGATCTCTCGTTGTGGTATGTTCGCCGCGGGCGGCGCCGGTACTGGAAGTCCGAACTGGACGCCGACAAGCAGGCCGCCTATCAAACGCTCTACGAGGTGCTGGTGACGTTGTGCCGGGTGCTGGCCCCGTTCGTCCCGTTTCTCGCCGAGGCGCTGTATCAGAACCTCGTGCGATCGGTCGATCCGCGCGCCCCGGAAAGCGTGCACCTGTGCGAGATGCCGGTCGCGGACCCAGGCCTGGACGACCCCGCGCTCGTGGAGGATACGGAGCGGATCCGCGAACTGGTGTCGGTCGGCCGCTCCGCCCGCAACACCGCCAAGATCCGGGTCCGCCAACCGCTCGGGGCCGCCATCATCGTCGACGGGTCCGGGGCGCTCACACGCACCCCCGACCTGGCCGAGCACGTCCGCGACGAGTTGAACGTCAAGGCGCTGCGAGTCGTGGACTCCTACCGTGCCCTCGGGAGGTTGGAGGTCCGGCCCCGGTTCGATCTCCTCGGGCCCAAGTTCGGCGGGCGGATCACCGAGATCGTCGAGGCGCTGCGGGAGCGGGGAGAATCGTTGGTGGACGGAACCCCGGAGCGGGAGCCGTTCCACCTGATGCTCGAGAACGGGGACGAGGTGGTCTTGGAACGGGCGGAGGTGGAGGTGCGGGTGCAGTGGCGACCCGGGCTCGTCGGCGCGGGGGAGGCCGGCGCGTGGGTCGCGCTCGAAACGACGCTGACCGACGAGCTCATCCGCGAAGGGATGGCCCGGGAGCTTATCCACCAGATCCAGCAGCTGCGCAAGGAAGCCGGGTTCCAGATCGCGGACCGGATCACGCTCTACTATGAGGGAGACTCCGCCCTGGTGGACGTCCTCCACACGCACCGCGACTACGTGCTGCGCGAGGTGCTGGGGCAAGAGGCCCGGCCTGGGGTCCCCCCGGCCGCGGGCGCGGTGCATCGCAAGGCGCTCCGCATGGACGGTCGGGTGCTGACCGTGGCGATCGCCCAGACCAACCAAGCGGCGGGGCGGAGTACGCGATGA
- a CDS encoding YggS family pyridoxal phosphate-dependent enzyme, translated as MQMGDIGANVARVRARIAEAALRSGRRPESVVLVGVTKTVGVDRVRDLVACGVRECGENRVQEAREKVPELPDVTWHLIGSLQRNKVKEALRLFQVIHSVDSVGLAEELSRRSAEREGAGPVDVLIQVNISLEPQKHGAPLDGAEHLVAGVLRLPGVRVRGFMGMAPLVSNPEEARPYFRRLRELRDRVRDALPDAEAGDLSMGMTDDFEVAIEEGATMVRVGRALFA; from the coding sequence ATGCAGATGGGGGATATCGGGGCCAACGTCGCACGGGTGCGCGCCAGGATCGCCGAGGCAGCCCTGCGCAGCGGGCGGCGGCCCGAGAGCGTGGTCCTGGTGGGGGTGACGAAGACCGTCGGCGTCGACCGCGTTCGCGACCTCGTGGCATGCGGCGTTCGCGAGTGCGGCGAGAACCGCGTGCAGGAGGCGAGAGAGAAAGTCCCGGAGCTGCCGGACGTCACCTGGCATCTCATCGGGAGCCTGCAACGGAACAAGGTCAAGGAGGCGCTGCGGCTGTTCCAGGTGATCCACTCCGTCGACTCGGTCGGTCTGGCCGAGGAGCTGAGCCGGCGGAGCGCGGAGCGGGAGGGAGCCGGACCGGTGGACGTGCTGATCCAGGTCAACATCTCGCTGGAGCCACAGAAGCACGGGGCGCCCCTCGACGGTGCCGAGCACCTGGTCGCGGGGGTGCTCCGGCTCCCAGGCGTCCGCGTGCGGGGATTCATGGGAATGGCGCCGCTCGTCTCCAACCCCGAGGAGGCTCGGCCGTACTTCCGCCGCCTCCGCGAGCTGCGCGACCGCGTCCGGGACGCGCTGCCGGATGCGGAGGCCGGTGACCTCTCGATGGGGATGACGGACGATTTCGAGGTCGCGATCGAAGAGGGGGCCACGATGGTCCGCGTGGGCCGAGCCCTGTTCGCCTAA
- a CDS encoding TraR/DksA C4-type zinc finger protein, translating to MGRIEEFNRLLLVERKRLRDELSEMVEHQLKTEEKPVADAANEDDLVDVATETFEREKELALESTVQGMLEMVEEALQRVRDGTYGVCDGCGKPIDGNRLRAIPYARLCITCKEREERHRPVAR from the coding sequence GTGGGACGGATCGAGGAGTTCAACCGGCTGCTTCTTGTGGAGCGGAAGCGCCTGCGGGACGAGCTTTCGGAAATGGTAGAGCATCAGCTCAAAACGGAGGAAAAACCGGTGGCCGATGCGGCGAACGAGGACGACCTCGTCGACGTCGCGACCGAGACCTTTGAGCGGGAGAAGGAGCTCGCGCTGGAGAGCACCGTGCAGGGGATGCTCGAGATGGTGGAGGAGGCGCTCCAGAGGGTTCGCGACGGCACCTACGGGGTCTGCGACGGATGCGGCAAGCCGATCGACGGCAACCGCCTGCGGGCCATCCCGTATGCCCGGCTCTGCATCACGTGCAAGGAGCGGGAGGAGCGGCACCGCCCGGTTGCCCGGTGA
- a CDS encoding prolipoprotein diacylglyceryl transferase: MLFQVPTPFGTFPVSSFGIFLLLAFVAAIMVTRARTSRLGWDPGEVVDLSLYAIIGGIVGARIGYVLVNLKDFVAVPGRVLMIWVDAGLTFYGAVVGGALVAWVYGRQRGWRLGQIADAAAPGLALGYAIAMIGALLYGLNYGRPASVPWAVTLFGEPRHPTQLYLMVAALAVFAILLAADRGTQGTGRLFWLCILLLAVARFGIEFFMDSARIFGRLTLAQVVNLLVAALAAAMWLTRGRGVPAGDAEAPPPAGAEVMVPPDAGGSRS, translated from the coding sequence GTGCTGTTCCAAGTGCCGACTCCGTTTGGGACGTTTCCCGTGTCCTCGTTCGGCATCTTCCTCTTGCTGGCGTTCGTGGCGGCCATCATGGTGACCCGCGCGCGCACGAGCCGGCTGGGTTGGGATCCGGGGGAAGTGGTCGACCTCTCGCTCTACGCCATCATCGGGGGAATCGTCGGCGCCCGGATCGGCTACGTTCTGGTGAACTTGAAAGACTTCGTCGCCGTCCCCGGCCGGGTCCTGATGATTTGGGTCGACGCCGGGCTCACGTTCTATGGTGCGGTGGTCGGCGGGGCGCTCGTGGCGTGGGTCTACGGCCGGCAGCGCGGGTGGCGCCTCGGGCAGATCGCCGACGCCGCCGCGCCGGGCCTGGCTCTCGGCTACGCGATCGCGATGATCGGCGCACTTCTGTACGGTCTCAATTATGGGCGCCCGGCGAGCGTGCCGTGGGCTGTGACACTGTTTGGCGAACCCCGACATCCCACGCAGCTCTACTTGATGGTTGCGGCGCTGGCCGTGTTCGCTATCCTGCTGGCGGCCGACCGCGGTACCCAGGGGACCGGGCGCCTCTTCTGGTTGTGCATCCTGTTGCTGGCGGTCGCGCGCTTTGGGATCGAGTTTTTCATGGACAGCGCCCGCATCTTCGGCCGGCTGACCCTGGCGCAGGTGGTCAACCTCCTTGTCGCCGCGCTCGCTGCGGCGATGTGGCTGACCAGAGGCCGGGGTGTCCCCGCGGGCGATGCGGAGGCCCCTCCGCCTGCCGGCGCCGAGGTGATGGTCCCGCCGGACGCCGGTGGGTCCCGAAGCTGA
- a CDS encoding amino acid racemase yields MTTPSTVRSRKRRATAPRRRAGARRDEKVVGVLGGMGPLATADFYAKLVRLTPARTDQDHLRVIIDSNPKIPDRTAGLEGKGPDPTPHLVATAQALERAGAEVIAMPCNSAHAYLPAIMHSVRIPVLDIMEEVAAAAAALTPRPRAIGLLATPGTVRARLYHRALASRGIAVVEPTAVEEEDVHTAINAVKAGDLGPAARARLHGVARALIRRGAAAIVLGCTELPLVMSSKDVSVALLDGTEILAAAALREALPPGRLTQEFSPLRRRAGPRTSSRKHHAGGSLPARRL; encoded by the coding sequence ATGACAACTCCGAGTACCGTGCGATCGCGGAAGCGCCGCGCGACGGCCCCGAGACGGCGGGCCGGTGCCCGCCGGGACGAAAAGGTGGTGGGCGTCTTGGGAGGCATGGGGCCTCTCGCCACCGCGGATTTTTACGCCAAACTGGTTCGGCTCACGCCCGCGCGCACCGATCAGGATCATCTGCGCGTGATCATCGACAGCAACCCCAAGATCCCGGATCGCACCGCGGGGCTCGAGGGCAAGGGTCCCGACCCGACCCCGCACCTCGTGGCGACGGCGCAGGCGCTCGAGCGTGCCGGAGCGGAGGTCATCGCCATGCCCTGCAACTCCGCGCACGCGTATCTCCCTGCGATCATGCACAGCGTGCGAATCCCCGTGCTGGATATCATGGAGGAGGTAGCCGCGGCGGCGGCCGCCCTCACCCCGCGACCACGCGCGATCGGCCTGCTCGCCACCCCGGGCACGGTCCGCGCGCGGCTGTATCATCGTGCGCTCGCCTCGCGCGGCATCGCGGTCGTCGAGCCGACCGCGGTCGAGGAGGAGGACGTACACACCGCCATCAACGCGGTGAAGGCCGGCGATCTCGGCCCGGCGGCGCGGGCGCGGCTGCATGGCGTGGCCAGAGCGTTGATCCGGCGCGGCGCCGCGGCGATCGTTCTCGGGTGCACCGAGCTGCCGCTGGTGATGAGCTCCAAGGACGTCTCGGTCGCACTCCTCGATGGGACGGAGATATTGGCTGCTGCCGCACTTCGCGAAGCGCTCCCCCCGGGTCGCCTGACCCAGGAATTTTCTCCACTACGCAGGCGTGCTGGCCCGCGGACGTCTTCGCGCAAACACCACGCGGGCGGATCCCTGCCCGCAAGGAGGTTGTAG
- the phnC gene encoding phosphonate ABC transporter ATP-binding protein: MTTRAGAGIEPILRIEHLTKVYEGGTRALSDVTFDVARGEFLIIIGLSGSGKSTLLRCINRLIEPTSGKVFFGGREVTGASQQELREIRRKIGMIFQQFNLVKRAPVVTNVLTGRLGYLPPMWSLGNYFPGSLARGAMANLERVGIPEKAFTRADALSGGQQQRVGIARALMQEPQLILADEPVASLDPATSHSVLRYVEELNKKDGITVLCCLHFLSLARRYGTRILAMKAGQIVYDGLPHEIDDARFKAIYGEDAVEVEIR, from the coding sequence GTGACGACCAGGGCGGGCGCCGGCATCGAGCCGATCCTACGGATCGAGCACCTCACCAAGGTGTATGAGGGCGGCACGCGGGCGCTGTCCGACGTTACCTTCGATGTGGCTCGCGGCGAATTTCTCATCATCATCGGTCTCTCCGGCTCGGGGAAATCCACGCTCCTTCGCTGCATCAACCGGCTGATCGAGCCCACATCGGGGAAGGTGTTCTTCGGCGGCCGGGAGGTGACGGGCGCGTCGCAGCAGGAGCTGCGGGAGATCCGGCGCAAGATCGGCATGATCTTCCAGCAGTTCAACCTGGTCAAGCGGGCTCCGGTGGTGACCAATGTCCTGACGGGGCGCCTGGGGTATCTCCCGCCGATGTGGTCCCTCGGCAACTACTTTCCGGGATCGCTGGCTCGGGGCGCGATGGCCAATCTCGAGCGTGTGGGCATCCCCGAGAAAGCGTTCACGAGAGCGGATGCGCTGTCGGGAGGGCAGCAGCAGCGGGTCGGGATCGCGCGGGCCCTCATGCAGGAGCCCCAGCTGATCCTGGCAGACGAGCCCGTCGCGAGCCTCGATCCGGCGACGTCGCATTCGGTCCTGCGCTACGTCGAGGAGCTCAACAAGAAGGACGGGATCACCGTCCTGTGTTGCCTGCACTTCCTCAGCCTCGCCCGCCGCTACGGGACCCGCATTCTCGCCATGAAGGCGGGCCAGATCGTGTACGACGGTCTGCCGCACGAGATCGACGATGCCCGGTTCAAAGCCATTTACGGCGAAGACGCGGTTGAGGTGGAGATTCGCTGA
- the pgeF gene encoding peptidoglycan editing factor PgeF — MDDRHRGGGPRLRECGGARTDRLSDSLIPAHALDATGLVRAAFTTRLGGVSIGPYHSLNLSRNVGDDPEAVSTNRGRLAALLGMAPRALVEAEQVHGSRAAVVASGGGPIPGMDALVTNRAGLWLAIYAADCVPVLLVDAETPGVAAVHAGWRGTAAGIVPETIARMRTAFGTDPERCTATLGPAIGGCCYEVDLPVARAMEQAPWWPEAARATGTERWHLDLRTAIRRQLIDAGVPAVRIASVPLCTSCRPDLFFSYRRDGVTGRMAACISLLG, encoded by the coding sequence GTGGATGATCGCCATCGTGGTGGCGGTCCTCGACTACGCGAGTGCGGTGGTGCGCGAACGGATCGTCTGAGCGACTCTCTCATTCCCGCGCACGCGCTCGACGCCACCGGGCTCGTCCGCGCCGCGTTCACGACCCGCCTCGGCGGCGTCAGCATCGGCCCGTACCACAGCCTGAACCTCTCCCGCAATGTGGGCGACGACCCCGAGGCGGTGTCCACCAACCGCGGCCGTCTCGCCGCGCTGCTGGGGATGGCGCCGCGTGCGCTTGTGGAAGCGGAGCAGGTGCACGGCAGCCGCGCCGCGGTGGTCGCCTCGGGTGGCGGCCCGATCCCGGGCATGGACGCGCTCGTCACCAACCGGGCCGGCCTCTGGCTTGCGATCTACGCCGCGGACTGCGTACCGGTGCTCCTCGTCGACGCAGAAACACCGGGAGTGGCCGCCGTGCACGCCGGGTGGCGGGGGACCGCCGCGGGTATCGTCCCCGAGACGATCGCGCGAATGCGTACCGCGTTTGGGACCGACCCCGAACGGTGCACCGCGACGCTGGGCCCGGCGATCGGCGGGTGCTGCTACGAAGTGGACCTCCCCGTTGCCCGCGCGATGGAACAGGCGCCCTGGTGGCCGGAAGCCGCCCGCGCAACGGGGACCGAGCGGTGGCACCTCGATCTCCGGACCGCGATCCGGCGTCAGTTGATCGACGCGGGGGTCCCCGCCGTGCGGATCGCCTCCGTCCCCTTGTGCACCTCGTGCAGGCCCGACCTCTTCTTTTCGTACCGGCGGGACGGCGTCACCGGCCGCATGGCCGCCTGCATCAGCCTGCTCGGCTAG
- the mtnA gene encoding S-methyl-5-thioribose-1-phosphate isomerase, which yields MEVDAPLWWEDGALCLLDQTGLPHDVRTIRCTSWEEVAEAIRALRVRGAPAIGIAAAYGLVLAAQAQARHPSREPLQALRHAAEALRATRPTAVNLAWALDRMLAVAGGSGDPAALPHRLLAAADALARADVETNRRIGEHGAALLSRGDRVLTYCNTGMLATAGYGTAFGVLRQAHEQGRGIHVIVCETRPVLQGARLTAWELLRAGIPATLITDNAAGTLMRASGVNVVIVGADRIAANGDVANKVGTYSLAVLARAHEIPFYVAAPLSTVDLDTSSGASIPIEERPPGEIVSVGGVRVAPAGIHVRNPAFDVTPSDLITAIITEAGVIRPPYDAGLRNAVASSGARASRPSQPCR from the coding sequence ATGGAGGTGGACGCTCCCCTCTGGTGGGAAGACGGGGCGCTCTGTCTGCTCGACCAGACGGGTCTGCCGCACGACGTGCGGACGATCCGCTGCACCTCCTGGGAGGAGGTCGCCGAGGCCATCCGCGCGCTGCGGGTCCGAGGCGCACCGGCGATCGGCATCGCCGCCGCGTACGGGTTGGTGCTGGCGGCGCAGGCGCAGGCTCGACATCCCTCGAGGGAGCCGCTCCAGGCGCTGCGGCATGCGGCGGAAGCCTTGCGGGCGACGCGGCCCACCGCGGTCAACCTCGCCTGGGCGCTCGATCGGATGCTGGCCGTCGCGGGCGGGTCGGGCGATCCGGCCGCACTTCCCCACCGGCTGCTTGCGGCCGCGGATGCGCTCGCCCGCGCCGACGTGGAGACGAACCGCCGGATCGGTGAGCACGGGGCCGCGTTGCTGTCCCGCGGCGATCGCGTCCTCACCTACTGCAACACGGGCATGCTGGCGACGGCCGGATACGGGACGGCGTTCGGCGTGCTCCGGCAGGCGCACGAGCAGGGCCGCGGCATCCACGTCATCGTGTGTGAGACCCGCCCGGTCCTTCAGGGCGCCCGGCTCACCGCCTGGGAATTGTTGCGCGCAGGCATCCCGGCCACCCTGATCACCGACAACGCCGCCGGCACCCTGATGCGCGCGTCCGGCGTGAACGTGGTGATCGTGGGGGCCGACCGGATCGCCGCCAACGGGGATGTGGCGAACAAGGTCGGCACCTATTCGCTCGCCGTCCTCGCGCGCGCGCACGAGATCCCGTTTTACGTCGCTGCTCCCCTCAGCACCGTCGATCTCGACACATCCTCGGGAGCCTCGATCCCGATCGAGGAGCGCCCCCCCGGAGAGATCGTGTCCGTGGGGGGGGTGCGCGTGGCGCCCGCCGGGATTCACGTACGCAACCCTGCGTTCGACGTCACCCCGTCCGACCTCATCACCGCGATCATCACCGAGGCCGGCGTGATCCGCCCGCCGTATGACGCGGGGCTCCGGAATGCGGTCGCCTCCTCCGGCGCCCGCGCCTCGCGCCCTTCGCAGCCATGCCGTTGA
- the lspA gene encoding signal peptidase II, translating into MIALPWAFFAAGLGGLAAGQVVGWVVTRGIPPGGERVIVPGVLSLVVLHNQGIAFGLLGRLSPAVTVALALTVLLALFYNKGAWPGGLAEQWGYGLMVGGALGNVADRLRFGYVVDYLDVHVWPVFNLADAAIVVGAGVLAAASLARRHRGDSEVRR; encoded by the coding sequence GTGATCGCGCTCCCCTGGGCATTCTTCGCCGCGGGGCTCGGGGGACTCGCAGCGGGTCAAGTCGTGGGGTGGGTGGTGACGAGGGGTATCCCCCCCGGCGGTGAGCGGGTGATTGTGCCCGGCGTCTTGTCGCTCGTCGTGTTGCACAATCAGGGTATCGCCTTCGGGCTGCTTGGCCGGCTGTCGCCCGCGGTCACCGTGGCGCTTGCCTTGACCGTGCTCCTGGCCCTCTTCTACAATAAGGGCGCCTGGCCCGGGGGGCTCGCCGAGCAGTGGGGGTATGGATTGATGGTCGGCGGGGCGCTCGGGAACGTCGCGGACCGTCTTCGCTTCGGCTATGTGGTAGACTACCTCGACGTCCATGTCTGGCCCGTGTTCAACCTGGCAGACGCCGCCATCGTCGTGGGGGCCGGTGTGCTGGCCGCTGCCTCGCTCGCGCGCCGGCACCGGGGAGATTCGGAGGTGAGGCGTTGA
- the phnE gene encoding phosphonate ABC transporter, permease protein PhnE — protein MAVEELSRPEPVESRRPTVWYRSRRFYFGALAVLVVYGYGWRVTQIRLGELYRGAHLIAPFVTALASPDVMIRDQHVQKAASPFYYGGEAPPPAASGGGARLTLSRVTGAIGDRVTVTGEGFATNRQGILWWENQIGQRQQLGSFTTDAQGRFSLAFTAPEVQGTHNTVSAEVVTGTGPLRPSPTLLTVLDRMVETIFLALMGTTMGVIFAVPFSFLGAKNLTVNLPAGAIVYGATRAFFNIARSIEALVLAIVFTVWVGLGPFAGVLALGVHSIASLGKLYSEAIESIDAGPIEAITATGASALQVVRYAVVPQIVPQFIAFTIYRWDINVRFSTVIGFVGGGGIGFVLQQYINLLQWRQAATALWMIAIVVAVLDYASAVVRERIV, from the coding sequence ATGGCGGTCGAGGAGCTGAGCCGCCCCGAGCCTGTGGAGAGCCGGCGACCAACCGTCTGGTATCGTTCCCGGAGGTTCTACTTCGGCGCGCTCGCAGTCCTCGTGGTCTACGGCTATGGGTGGAGGGTCACCCAGATTCGGCTGGGGGAGCTGTACCGGGGCGCCCATCTCATCGCCCCGTTCGTGACGGCGCTGGCCTCCCCCGATGTGATGATCCGGGATCAGCACGTCCAGAAGGCCGCCTCGCCATTCTACTATGGCGGAGAAGCGCCGCCGCCGGCCGCCTCCGGGGGCGGCGCCCGCCTCACGCTGTCGCGGGTCACCGGCGCCATCGGCGATCGCGTCACGGTGACCGGCGAGGGGTTCGCGACCAACCGTCAGGGGATCCTGTGGTGGGAGAATCAGATCGGCCAGCGCCAGCAGCTCGGATCGTTCACGACCGATGCGCAGGGGCGATTCTCGCTCGCGTTCACGGCCCCGGAGGTGCAGGGGACCCATAATACGGTGAGCGCCGAGGTGGTGACCGGGACCGGGCCGCTCCGGCCCAGCCCCACGCTGCTCACCGTGCTCGACCGGATGGTCGAGACGATTTTTCTCGCCCTCATGGGGACGACCATGGGCGTGATCTTCGCGGTCCCGTTCTCCTTTCTGGGGGCGAAGAACCTGACGGTCAATCTGCCGGCGGGCGCGATCGTCTACGGGGCCACGCGCGCCTTCTTCAACATCGCGCGGTCGATCGAGGCGCTGGTGCTGGCGATCGTCTTCACCGTGTGGGTCGGCTTGGGGCCGTTCGCAGGAGTGCTGGCCCTCGGCGTGCACAGCATCGCCTCACTCGGGAAGCTGTACTCCGAGGCGATCGAGAGCATCGATGCCGGGCCGATCGAGGCGATCACCGCGACCGGGGCCAGCGCCCTCCAGGTCGTCCGGTATGCGGTCGTGCCGCAGATCGTCCCGCAGTTCATCGCGTTCACGATTTACCGCTGGGACATCAACGTCCGCTTCAGCACGGTGATCGGGTTCGTGGGCGGAGGCGGGATCGGGTTCGTGCTCCAGCAGTACATCAACCTTCTACAGTGGCGGCAGGCCGCGACCGCGCTGTGGATGATCGCCATCGTGGTGGCGGTCCTCGACTACGCGAGTGCGGTGGTGCGCGAACGGATCGTCTGA